A genomic window from Cyprinus carpio isolate SPL01 chromosome A2, ASM1834038v1, whole genome shotgun sequence includes:
- the LOC109102623 gene encoding poly(U)-binding-splicing factor PUF60-like isoform X6 — protein sequence MAVAVSAGGEALMMENGQSMASKLGLPPLTPEQQEALQKAKKYAMEQSIKSVLVKQTLAHQQQQLSSLQLPNSLQMASLTMGFGDPLSPLQSVAAQRQRALAIMCRVYVGSIYYELGEDTIRQAFAPFGPIKSIDMSWDSVTLKHKGFAFVEYEVPEAAQLALEQMNSVMLGGRNIKVGRPSNIGQAQPIIDQLAEEARAFNRIYVASVHPDLSDDDIKSVFEAFGRIKSCSLARDPTTGKHKGYGFIEYDKAQSSQDAVSSMNLFDLGGQYLRVGKAVTPPMPLLTPTTPGGLPPAAAVAAAAATAKITAQEAVAGASILGAMTAGTGLNLPQLPQAVMAAQAPGVITGVTPARPTLPVVPQVGLVNPVLASPPSLSAAVAAAQEAKKEKEEEESAQDGTGQEMLSEQEHMSISGSSARHMVMQKLLRKQESTVMVLRNMVGPEDIDDDLEGEVTEECGKFGAVNRVIIYQEKQGEEEDAEVIVKIFVEFSAASEMNKAIQALNNRWFGGRKVIAEVYDQERFENSDLSA from the exons ATGGCGGTGGCTGTTTCAGcg GGAGGTGAGGCTCTGATGATGGAGAATGGACAGAGCATGGCCTCAAAGCTCGGCCTGCCGCCCCTCACCCCAGAACAGCAGGAGGCGCTGCAGAAG GCAAAGAAGTATGCCATGGAACAAAGCATCAAGAGCGTCCTGGTCAAGCAGACCCTCGCCCATCAGCAGCAACAGCTCAGCAGCCTGCAG CTCCCCAATTCCCTTCAGATGGCCTCATTAACGATGGGCTTTGGAGATCCCCTCTCACCACTACAGTCT GTTGCAGCACAGAGGCAACGGGCACTAGCCATAATGTGCCGTGTTTATGTTGGGTCCATCTACTACGAGTTAGGAGAAGACACCATCAGACAGGCCTTTGCTCCTTTCGGTCCCATTAAGAGCATTGACATGTCCTGGGACTCTGTTACATTAAAACACAAG GGTTTTGCATTTGTAGAATATGAAGTACCAGAAGCAGCACAGCTCGCTTTAGAACAGATGAACTCCGTTATGTTGGGTGGTAGAAACATTAAa GTGGGACGACCAAGCAACATTGGTCAGGCTCAACCCATCATAGACCAGCTAGCTGAAGAAGCGCGCGCCTTCAACCGAATTTACGTTGCATCCGTGCATCCCGACTTGTCAGACGACGACATCAAGAGTGTGTTTGAGGCCTTTGGAAGAATCAAGTCATGCAGCCTGGCGCGGGACCCCACGACGGGAAAACACAAAGGCTATGGCTTCATAG AATATGATAAGGCCCAGTCTTCGCAGGATGCCGTGTCCTCCATGAACCTTTTCGACTTAGGTGGCCAGTACCTGCGAGTGGGCAAAGCAGTCACACCCCCCATGCCTCTTCTGACGCCAACGACGCCAGGCGGCCTTCCTCCCGCAGCTGCCGTAGCTGCTGCTGCCGCCACTGCCAAGATCACAGCACAG GAAGCGGTAGCGGGGGCATCTATTCTGGGAGCGATGACCGCGGGGACAGGCCTGAACCTGCCTCAGCTCCCACAGGCCGTCATGGCAGCTCAGGCCCCAGGGGTCATTACAG GGGTGACACCAGCGCGGCCCACACTCCCTGTTGTGCCTCAGGTGGGCCTTGTGAACCCAGTGTTGGCTTCTCCACCGTCACTGTCAGCTGCTGTGGCTGCAGCCCAAGAGGCAAAGAaggaaaaagaagaggaagaatcCGCTCAAGACGGCACGGGCCAGGAGATGCTCAGTGAACAGGAGCACATGAGCATCTCTGGCAGCAGTGCCAGacatatggtcatgcagaaactGTTGAGAAAACAAGAG TCTACGGTTATGGTGCTCAGGAACATGGTTGGACCTGAGGACATAGATGACGATCTGGAAGGAGAAGTAACGGAGGAATGTGGGAAGTTTGGAGCTGTTAATAGAGTGATCATCTATCAGGAGAAGCAGGGCGAGGAGGAGGATGCTGAAGTCATTGTCAAGATCTTTGTTGAGTTTTCAGCGGCATCAGAGATGAACAAGGCCATTCAGGCACTCAACAACCGCTGGTTCGGAGGTCGCAAGGTCATTGCTGAGGTGTATGATCAGGAACGGTTTGAGAACAGTGACCTCTCTGCATAG
- the LOC109102623 gene encoding poly(U)-binding-splicing factor PUF60-like isoform X4 has protein sequence MMENGQSMASKLGLPPLTPEQQEALQKAKKYAMEQSIKSVLVKQTLAHQQQQLSSLQLPNSLQMASLTMGFGDPLSPLQSVAAQRQRALAIMCRVYVGSIYYELGEDTIRQAFAPFGPIKSIDMSWDSVTLKHKGFAFVEYEVPEAAQLALEQMNSVMLGGRNIKVGRPSNIGQAQPIIDQLAEEARAFNRIYVASVHPDLSDDDIKSVFEAFGRIKSCSLARDPTTGKHKGYGFIEYDKAQSSQDAVSSMNLFDLGGQYLRVGKAVTPPMPLLTPTTPGGLPPAAAVAAAAATAKITAQKDNIACKLQKQMAWNLSQPENRTEDFLNCLEAVAGASILGAMTAGTGLNLPQLPQAVMAAQAPGVITGVTPARPTLPVVPQVGLVNPVLASPPSLSAAVAAAQEAKKEKEEEESAQDGTGQEMLSEQEHMSISGSSARHMVMQKLLRKQESTVMVLRNMVGPEDIDDDLEGEVTEECGKFGAVNRVIIYQEKQGEEEDAEVIVKIFVEFSAASEMNKAIQALNNRWFGGRKVIAEVYDQERFENSDLSA, from the exons ATGATGGAGAATGGACAGAGCATGGCCTCAAAGCTCGGCCTGCCGCCCCTCACCCCAGAACAGCAGGAGGCGCTGCAGAAG GCAAAGAAGTATGCCATGGAACAAAGCATCAAGAGCGTCCTGGTCAAGCAGACCCTCGCCCATCAGCAGCAACAGCTCAGCAGCCTGCAG CTCCCCAATTCCCTTCAGATGGCCTCATTAACGATGGGCTTTGGAGATCCCCTCTCACCACTACAGTCT GTTGCAGCACAGAGGCAACGGGCACTAGCCATAATGTGCCGTGTTTATGTTGGGTCCATCTACTACGAGTTAGGAGAAGACACCATCAGACAGGCCTTTGCTCCTTTCGGTCCCATTAAGAGCATTGACATGTCCTGGGACTCTGTTACATTAAAACACAAG GGTTTTGCATTTGTAGAATATGAAGTACCAGAAGCAGCACAGCTCGCTTTAGAACAGATGAACTCCGTTATGTTGGGTGGTAGAAACATTAAa GTGGGACGACCAAGCAACATTGGTCAGGCTCAACCCATCATAGACCAGCTAGCTGAAGAAGCGCGCGCCTTCAACCGAATTTACGTTGCATCCGTGCATCCCGACTTGTCAGACGACGACATCAAGAGTGTGTTTGAGGCCTTTGGAAGAATCAAGTCATGCAGCCTGGCGCGGGACCCCACGACGGGAAAACACAAAGGCTATGGCTTCATAG AATATGATAAGGCCCAGTCTTCGCAGGATGCCGTGTCCTCCATGAACCTTTTCGACTTAGGTGGCCAGTACCTGCGAGTGGGCAAAGCAGTCACACCCCCCATGCCTCTTCTGACGCCAACGACGCCAGGCGGCCTTCCTCCCGCAGCTGCCGTAGCTGCTGCTGCCGCCACTGCCAAGATCACAGCACAG AAAGATAACATAGCGTGTAAACTCCAAAAACAGATGGCATGGAATCTGTCCCAGCCGGAGAATCGGACAGAAGACTTCCTCAACTGTCTG GAAGCGGTAGCGGGGGCATCTATTCTGGGAGCGATGACCGCGGGGACAGGCCTGAACCTGCCTCAGCTCCCACAGGCCGTCATGGCAGCTCAGGCCCCAGGGGTCATTACAG GGGTGACACCAGCGCGGCCCACACTCCCTGTTGTGCCTCAGGTGGGCCTTGTGAACCCAGTGTTGGCTTCTCCACCGTCACTGTCAGCTGCTGTGGCTGCAGCCCAAGAGGCAAAGAaggaaaaagaagaggaagaatcCGCTCAAGACGGCACGGGCCAGGAGATGCTCAGTGAACAGGAGCACATGAGCATCTCTGGCAGCAGTGCCAGacatatggtcatgcagaaactGTTGAGAAAACAAGAG TCTACGGTTATGGTGCTCAGGAACATGGTTGGACCTGAGGACATAGATGACGATCTGGAAGGAGAAGTAACGGAGGAATGTGGGAAGTTTGGAGCTGTTAATAGAGTGATCATCTATCAGGAGAAGCAGGGCGAGGAGGAGGATGCTGAAGTCATTGTCAAGATCTTTGTTGAGTTTTCAGCGGCATCAGAGATGAACAAGGCCATTCAGGCACTCAACAACCGCTGGTTCGGAGGTCGCAAGGTCATTGCTGAGGTGTATGATCAGGAACGGTTTGAGAACAGTGACCTCTCTGCATAG
- the LOC109102623 gene encoding poly(U)-binding-splicing factor PUF60-like isoform X1, with protein sequence MAVAVSAVNGGEALMMENGQSMASKLGLPPLTPEQQEALQKAKKYAMEQSIKSVLVKQTLAHQQQQLSSLQLPNSLQMASLTMGFGDPLSPLQSVAAQRQRALAIMCRVYVGSIYYELGEDTIRQAFAPFGPIKSIDMSWDSVTLKHKGFAFVEYEVPEAAQLALEQMNSVMLGGRNIKVGRPSNIGQAQPIIDQLAEEARAFNRIYVASVHPDLSDDDIKSVFEAFGRIKSCSLARDPTTGKHKGYGFIEYDKAQSSQDAVSSMNLFDLGGQYLRVGKAVTPPMPLLTPTTPGGLPPAAAVAAAAATAKITAQKDNIACKLQKQMAWNLSQPENRTEDFLNCLEAVAGASILGAMTAGTGLNLPQLPQAVMAAQAPGVITGVTPARPTLPVVPQVGLVNPVLASPPSLSAAVAAAQEAKKEKEEEESAQDGTGQEMLSEQEHMSISGSSARHMVMQKLLRKQESTVMVLRNMVGPEDIDDDLEGEVTEECGKFGAVNRVIIYQEKQGEEEDAEVIVKIFVEFSAASEMNKAIQALNNRWFGGRKVIAEVYDQERFENSDLSA encoded by the exons ATGGCGGTGGCTGTTTCAGcggtaaat GGAGGTGAGGCTCTGATGATGGAGAATGGACAGAGCATGGCCTCAAAGCTCGGCCTGCCGCCCCTCACCCCAGAACAGCAGGAGGCGCTGCAGAAG GCAAAGAAGTATGCCATGGAACAAAGCATCAAGAGCGTCCTGGTCAAGCAGACCCTCGCCCATCAGCAGCAACAGCTCAGCAGCCTGCAG CTCCCCAATTCCCTTCAGATGGCCTCATTAACGATGGGCTTTGGAGATCCCCTCTCACCACTACAGTCT GTTGCAGCACAGAGGCAACGGGCACTAGCCATAATGTGCCGTGTTTATGTTGGGTCCATCTACTACGAGTTAGGAGAAGACACCATCAGACAGGCCTTTGCTCCTTTCGGTCCCATTAAGAGCATTGACATGTCCTGGGACTCTGTTACATTAAAACACAAG GGTTTTGCATTTGTAGAATATGAAGTACCAGAAGCAGCACAGCTCGCTTTAGAACAGATGAACTCCGTTATGTTGGGTGGTAGAAACATTAAa GTGGGACGACCAAGCAACATTGGTCAGGCTCAACCCATCATAGACCAGCTAGCTGAAGAAGCGCGCGCCTTCAACCGAATTTACGTTGCATCCGTGCATCCCGACTTGTCAGACGACGACATCAAGAGTGTGTTTGAGGCCTTTGGAAGAATCAAGTCATGCAGCCTGGCGCGGGACCCCACGACGGGAAAACACAAAGGCTATGGCTTCATAG AATATGATAAGGCCCAGTCTTCGCAGGATGCCGTGTCCTCCATGAACCTTTTCGACTTAGGTGGCCAGTACCTGCGAGTGGGCAAAGCAGTCACACCCCCCATGCCTCTTCTGACGCCAACGACGCCAGGCGGCCTTCCTCCCGCAGCTGCCGTAGCTGCTGCTGCCGCCACTGCCAAGATCACAGCACAG AAAGATAACATAGCGTGTAAACTCCAAAAACAGATGGCATGGAATCTGTCCCAGCCGGAGAATCGGACAGAAGACTTCCTCAACTGTCTG GAAGCGGTAGCGGGGGCATCTATTCTGGGAGCGATGACCGCGGGGACAGGCCTGAACCTGCCTCAGCTCCCACAGGCCGTCATGGCAGCTCAGGCCCCAGGGGTCATTACAG GGGTGACACCAGCGCGGCCCACACTCCCTGTTGTGCCTCAGGTGGGCCTTGTGAACCCAGTGTTGGCTTCTCCACCGTCACTGTCAGCTGCTGTGGCTGCAGCCCAAGAGGCAAAGAaggaaaaagaagaggaagaatcCGCTCAAGACGGCACGGGCCAGGAGATGCTCAGTGAACAGGAGCACATGAGCATCTCTGGCAGCAGTGCCAGacatatggtcatgcagaaactGTTGAGAAAACAAGAG TCTACGGTTATGGTGCTCAGGAACATGGTTGGACCTGAGGACATAGATGACGATCTGGAAGGAGAAGTAACGGAGGAATGTGGGAAGTTTGGAGCTGTTAATAGAGTGATCATCTATCAGGAGAAGCAGGGCGAGGAGGAGGATGCTGAAGTCATTGTCAAGATCTTTGTTGAGTTTTCAGCGGCATCAGAGATGAACAAGGCCATTCAGGCACTCAACAACCGCTGGTTCGGAGGTCGCAAGGTCATTGCTGAGGTGTATGATCAGGAACGGTTTGAGAACAGTGACCTCTCTGCATAG
- the LOC109102623 gene encoding poly(U)-binding-splicing factor PUF60-like isoform X3: MAVAVSAVNGGEALMMENGQSMASKLGLPPLTPEQQEALQKAKKYAMEQSIKSVLVKQTLAHQQQQLSSLQLPNSLQMASLTMGFGDPLSPLQSVAAQRQRALAIMCRVYVGSIYYELGEDTIRQAFAPFGPIKSIDMSWDSVTLKHKGFAFVEYEVPEAAQLALEQMNSVMLGGRNIKVGRPSNIGQAQPIIDQLAEEARAFNRIYVASVHPDLSDDDIKSVFEAFGRIKSCSLARDPTTGKHKGYGFIEYDKAQSSQDAVSSMNLFDLGGQYLRVGKAVTPPMPLLTPTTPGGLPPAAAVAAAAATAKITAQMAWNLSQPENRTEDFLNCLEAVAGASILGAMTAGTGLNLPQLPQAVMAAQAPGVITGVTPARPTLPVVPQVGLVNPVLASPPSLSAAVAAAQEAKKEKEEEESAQDGTGQEMLSEQEHMSISGSSARHMVMQKLLRKQESTVMVLRNMVGPEDIDDDLEGEVTEECGKFGAVNRVIIYQEKQGEEEDAEVIVKIFVEFSAASEMNKAIQALNNRWFGGRKVIAEVYDQERFENSDLSA, translated from the exons ATGGCGGTGGCTGTTTCAGcggtaaat GGAGGTGAGGCTCTGATGATGGAGAATGGACAGAGCATGGCCTCAAAGCTCGGCCTGCCGCCCCTCACCCCAGAACAGCAGGAGGCGCTGCAGAAG GCAAAGAAGTATGCCATGGAACAAAGCATCAAGAGCGTCCTGGTCAAGCAGACCCTCGCCCATCAGCAGCAACAGCTCAGCAGCCTGCAG CTCCCCAATTCCCTTCAGATGGCCTCATTAACGATGGGCTTTGGAGATCCCCTCTCACCACTACAGTCT GTTGCAGCACAGAGGCAACGGGCACTAGCCATAATGTGCCGTGTTTATGTTGGGTCCATCTACTACGAGTTAGGAGAAGACACCATCAGACAGGCCTTTGCTCCTTTCGGTCCCATTAAGAGCATTGACATGTCCTGGGACTCTGTTACATTAAAACACAAG GGTTTTGCATTTGTAGAATATGAAGTACCAGAAGCAGCACAGCTCGCTTTAGAACAGATGAACTCCGTTATGTTGGGTGGTAGAAACATTAAa GTGGGACGACCAAGCAACATTGGTCAGGCTCAACCCATCATAGACCAGCTAGCTGAAGAAGCGCGCGCCTTCAACCGAATTTACGTTGCATCCGTGCATCCCGACTTGTCAGACGACGACATCAAGAGTGTGTTTGAGGCCTTTGGAAGAATCAAGTCATGCAGCCTGGCGCGGGACCCCACGACGGGAAAACACAAAGGCTATGGCTTCATAG AATATGATAAGGCCCAGTCTTCGCAGGATGCCGTGTCCTCCATGAACCTTTTCGACTTAGGTGGCCAGTACCTGCGAGTGGGCAAAGCAGTCACACCCCCCATGCCTCTTCTGACGCCAACGACGCCAGGCGGCCTTCCTCCCGCAGCTGCCGTAGCTGCTGCTGCCGCCACTGCCAAGATCACAGCACAG ATGGCATGGAATCTGTCCCAGCCGGAGAATCGGACAGAAGACTTCCTCAACTGTCTG GAAGCGGTAGCGGGGGCATCTATTCTGGGAGCGATGACCGCGGGGACAGGCCTGAACCTGCCTCAGCTCCCACAGGCCGTCATGGCAGCTCAGGCCCCAGGGGTCATTACAG GGGTGACACCAGCGCGGCCCACACTCCCTGTTGTGCCTCAGGTGGGCCTTGTGAACCCAGTGTTGGCTTCTCCACCGTCACTGTCAGCTGCTGTGGCTGCAGCCCAAGAGGCAAAGAaggaaaaagaagaggaagaatcCGCTCAAGACGGCACGGGCCAGGAGATGCTCAGTGAACAGGAGCACATGAGCATCTCTGGCAGCAGTGCCAGacatatggtcatgcagaaactGTTGAGAAAACAAGAG TCTACGGTTATGGTGCTCAGGAACATGGTTGGACCTGAGGACATAGATGACGATCTGGAAGGAGAAGTAACGGAGGAATGTGGGAAGTTTGGAGCTGTTAATAGAGTGATCATCTATCAGGAGAAGCAGGGCGAGGAGGAGGATGCTGAAGTCATTGTCAAGATCTTTGTTGAGTTTTCAGCGGCATCAGAGATGAACAAGGCCATTCAGGCACTCAACAACCGCTGGTTCGGAGGTCGCAAGGTCATTGCTGAGGTGTATGATCAGGAACGGTTTGAGAACAGTGACCTCTCTGCATAG
- the LOC109102623 gene encoding poly(U)-binding-splicing factor PUF60-like isoform X2, protein MAVAVSAGGEALMMENGQSMASKLGLPPLTPEQQEALQKAKKYAMEQSIKSVLVKQTLAHQQQQLSSLQLPNSLQMASLTMGFGDPLSPLQSVAAQRQRALAIMCRVYVGSIYYELGEDTIRQAFAPFGPIKSIDMSWDSVTLKHKGFAFVEYEVPEAAQLALEQMNSVMLGGRNIKVGRPSNIGQAQPIIDQLAEEARAFNRIYVASVHPDLSDDDIKSVFEAFGRIKSCSLARDPTTGKHKGYGFIEYDKAQSSQDAVSSMNLFDLGGQYLRVGKAVTPPMPLLTPTTPGGLPPAAAVAAAAATAKITAQKDNIACKLQKQMAWNLSQPENRTEDFLNCLEAVAGASILGAMTAGTGLNLPQLPQAVMAAQAPGVITGVTPARPTLPVVPQVGLVNPVLASPPSLSAAVAAAQEAKKEKEEEESAQDGTGQEMLSEQEHMSISGSSARHMVMQKLLRKQESTVMVLRNMVGPEDIDDDLEGEVTEECGKFGAVNRVIIYQEKQGEEEDAEVIVKIFVEFSAASEMNKAIQALNNRWFGGRKVIAEVYDQERFENSDLSA, encoded by the exons ATGGCGGTGGCTGTTTCAGcg GGAGGTGAGGCTCTGATGATGGAGAATGGACAGAGCATGGCCTCAAAGCTCGGCCTGCCGCCCCTCACCCCAGAACAGCAGGAGGCGCTGCAGAAG GCAAAGAAGTATGCCATGGAACAAAGCATCAAGAGCGTCCTGGTCAAGCAGACCCTCGCCCATCAGCAGCAACAGCTCAGCAGCCTGCAG CTCCCCAATTCCCTTCAGATGGCCTCATTAACGATGGGCTTTGGAGATCCCCTCTCACCACTACAGTCT GTTGCAGCACAGAGGCAACGGGCACTAGCCATAATGTGCCGTGTTTATGTTGGGTCCATCTACTACGAGTTAGGAGAAGACACCATCAGACAGGCCTTTGCTCCTTTCGGTCCCATTAAGAGCATTGACATGTCCTGGGACTCTGTTACATTAAAACACAAG GGTTTTGCATTTGTAGAATATGAAGTACCAGAAGCAGCACAGCTCGCTTTAGAACAGATGAACTCCGTTATGTTGGGTGGTAGAAACATTAAa GTGGGACGACCAAGCAACATTGGTCAGGCTCAACCCATCATAGACCAGCTAGCTGAAGAAGCGCGCGCCTTCAACCGAATTTACGTTGCATCCGTGCATCCCGACTTGTCAGACGACGACATCAAGAGTGTGTTTGAGGCCTTTGGAAGAATCAAGTCATGCAGCCTGGCGCGGGACCCCACGACGGGAAAACACAAAGGCTATGGCTTCATAG AATATGATAAGGCCCAGTCTTCGCAGGATGCCGTGTCCTCCATGAACCTTTTCGACTTAGGTGGCCAGTACCTGCGAGTGGGCAAAGCAGTCACACCCCCCATGCCTCTTCTGACGCCAACGACGCCAGGCGGCCTTCCTCCCGCAGCTGCCGTAGCTGCTGCTGCCGCCACTGCCAAGATCACAGCACAG AAAGATAACATAGCGTGTAAACTCCAAAAACAGATGGCATGGAATCTGTCCCAGCCGGAGAATCGGACAGAAGACTTCCTCAACTGTCTG GAAGCGGTAGCGGGGGCATCTATTCTGGGAGCGATGACCGCGGGGACAGGCCTGAACCTGCCTCAGCTCCCACAGGCCGTCATGGCAGCTCAGGCCCCAGGGGTCATTACAG GGGTGACACCAGCGCGGCCCACACTCCCTGTTGTGCCTCAGGTGGGCCTTGTGAACCCAGTGTTGGCTTCTCCACCGTCACTGTCAGCTGCTGTGGCTGCAGCCCAAGAGGCAAAGAaggaaaaagaagaggaagaatcCGCTCAAGACGGCACGGGCCAGGAGATGCTCAGTGAACAGGAGCACATGAGCATCTCTGGCAGCAGTGCCAGacatatggtcatgcagaaactGTTGAGAAAACAAGAG TCTACGGTTATGGTGCTCAGGAACATGGTTGGACCTGAGGACATAGATGACGATCTGGAAGGAGAAGTAACGGAGGAATGTGGGAAGTTTGGAGCTGTTAATAGAGTGATCATCTATCAGGAGAAGCAGGGCGAGGAGGAGGATGCTGAAGTCATTGTCAAGATCTTTGTTGAGTTTTCAGCGGCATCAGAGATGAACAAGGCCATTCAGGCACTCAACAACCGCTGGTTCGGAGGTCGCAAGGTCATTGCTGAGGTGTATGATCAGGAACGGTTTGAGAACAGTGACCTCTCTGCATAG
- the LOC109102623 gene encoding poly(U)-binding-splicing factor PUF60-like isoform X5 — MAVAVSAVNGGEALMMENGQSMASKLGLPPLTPEQQEALQKAKKYAMEQSIKSVLVKQTLAHQQQQLSSLQLPNSLQMASLTMGFGDPLSPLQSVAAQRQRALAIMCRVYVGSIYYELGEDTIRQAFAPFGPIKSIDMSWDSVTLKHKGFAFVEYEVPEAAQLALEQMNSVMLGGRNIKVGRPSNIGQAQPIIDQLAEEARAFNRIYVASVHPDLSDDDIKSVFEAFGRIKSCSLARDPTTGKHKGYGFIEYDKAQSSQDAVSSMNLFDLGGQYLRVGKAVTPPMPLLTPTTPGGLPPAAAVAAAAATAKITAQEAVAGASILGAMTAGTGLNLPQLPQAVMAAQAPGVITGVTPARPTLPVVPQVGLVNPVLASPPSLSAAVAAAQEAKKEKEEEESAQDGTGQEMLSEQEHMSISGSSARHMVMQKLLRKQESTVMVLRNMVGPEDIDDDLEGEVTEECGKFGAVNRVIIYQEKQGEEEDAEVIVKIFVEFSAASEMNKAIQALNNRWFGGRKVIAEVYDQERFENSDLSA; from the exons ATGGCGGTGGCTGTTTCAGcggtaaat GGAGGTGAGGCTCTGATGATGGAGAATGGACAGAGCATGGCCTCAAAGCTCGGCCTGCCGCCCCTCACCCCAGAACAGCAGGAGGCGCTGCAGAAG GCAAAGAAGTATGCCATGGAACAAAGCATCAAGAGCGTCCTGGTCAAGCAGACCCTCGCCCATCAGCAGCAACAGCTCAGCAGCCTGCAG CTCCCCAATTCCCTTCAGATGGCCTCATTAACGATGGGCTTTGGAGATCCCCTCTCACCACTACAGTCT GTTGCAGCACAGAGGCAACGGGCACTAGCCATAATGTGCCGTGTTTATGTTGGGTCCATCTACTACGAGTTAGGAGAAGACACCATCAGACAGGCCTTTGCTCCTTTCGGTCCCATTAAGAGCATTGACATGTCCTGGGACTCTGTTACATTAAAACACAAG GGTTTTGCATTTGTAGAATATGAAGTACCAGAAGCAGCACAGCTCGCTTTAGAACAGATGAACTCCGTTATGTTGGGTGGTAGAAACATTAAa GTGGGACGACCAAGCAACATTGGTCAGGCTCAACCCATCATAGACCAGCTAGCTGAAGAAGCGCGCGCCTTCAACCGAATTTACGTTGCATCCGTGCATCCCGACTTGTCAGACGACGACATCAAGAGTGTGTTTGAGGCCTTTGGAAGAATCAAGTCATGCAGCCTGGCGCGGGACCCCACGACGGGAAAACACAAAGGCTATGGCTTCATAG AATATGATAAGGCCCAGTCTTCGCAGGATGCCGTGTCCTCCATGAACCTTTTCGACTTAGGTGGCCAGTACCTGCGAGTGGGCAAAGCAGTCACACCCCCCATGCCTCTTCTGACGCCAACGACGCCAGGCGGCCTTCCTCCCGCAGCTGCCGTAGCTGCTGCTGCCGCCACTGCCAAGATCACAGCACAG GAAGCGGTAGCGGGGGCATCTATTCTGGGAGCGATGACCGCGGGGACAGGCCTGAACCTGCCTCAGCTCCCACAGGCCGTCATGGCAGCTCAGGCCCCAGGGGTCATTACAG GGGTGACACCAGCGCGGCCCACACTCCCTGTTGTGCCTCAGGTGGGCCTTGTGAACCCAGTGTTGGCTTCTCCACCGTCACTGTCAGCTGCTGTGGCTGCAGCCCAAGAGGCAAAGAaggaaaaagaagaggaagaatcCGCTCAAGACGGCACGGGCCAGGAGATGCTCAGTGAACAGGAGCACATGAGCATCTCTGGCAGCAGTGCCAGacatatggtcatgcagaaactGTTGAGAAAACAAGAG TCTACGGTTATGGTGCTCAGGAACATGGTTGGACCTGAGGACATAGATGACGATCTGGAAGGAGAAGTAACGGAGGAATGTGGGAAGTTTGGAGCTGTTAATAGAGTGATCATCTATCAGGAGAAGCAGGGCGAGGAGGAGGATGCTGAAGTCATTGTCAAGATCTTTGTTGAGTTTTCAGCGGCATCAGAGATGAACAAGGCCATTCAGGCACTCAACAACCGCTGGTTCGGAGGTCGCAAGGTCATTGCTGAGGTGTATGATCAGGAACGGTTTGAGAACAGTGACCTCTCTGCATAG